In Musa acuminata AAA Group cultivar baxijiao chromosome BXJ3-11, Cavendish_Baxijiao_AAA, whole genome shotgun sequence, one DNA window encodes the following:
- the LOC135652832 gene encoding transcription factor bHLH121-like, which translates to MDSSGFGHRVDKDSVAARKVQKADREKLRRDRLNEQFLELGNALDPDRPKNDKATILGDTIQMLKDLTAQVNRLKSEYNSLSEESRELTQEKNELRDEKAKLKSEIDDLNVQYQQRLRVFYPWATMDPSLVIGRPPYPFPMPVPIPSAAIPIHPVHSYPFFHGPIPGTISNPCSTYMPNSPSNPQVEQSSNQHINQNMHIKDSRSQTSSHQDSKSKPSDQHQRNSGQRSDDFSDVATELELKTPGSAVHSQSTSAHDEDLSSEMRKGKQLPQHKGSGASTCSSSSRCSSSCSVPDDNSNDVRDGSGPEKQ; encoded by the exons ATGGATTCCAGCGGCTTCGG TCACAGGGTGGACAAGGATTCTGTTGCTGCACGAAAGGTTCAGAAAGCAGATCGTGAAAAACTAAGGAGAGATAGACTAAATGAGCAGTTCTTGGAGTTGGGAAATGCATTAG ATCCAGATCGACCCAAGAATGACAAAGCAACTATTCTAGGTGATACAATACAGATGCTAAAGGACTTGACTGCTCAAGTCAACCGATTGAAATCGGAATATAATTCACTTTCAGAAGAATCTCGTGAG TTGACGCAAGAGAAGAATGAGCTTAGAGATGAGAAAGCAAAGTTGAAGTCTGAAATTGATGATCTGAATGTCCAATATCAGCAAAGGCTTAGAGTTTTTTATCCTTGGGCCACAATGGACCCTTCACTTGTTATAGGTCGTCCTCCATATCCATTCCCAATGCCTGTTCCAATTCCCTCAGCTGCAATACCTATCCACCCAGTACACTCTTATCCCTTCTTTCATGGCCCGATTCCTGGAACCATTTCAAATCCATGTTCTACCTATATGCCAAATTCCCCCAGCAATCCTCAAGTTGAACAATCGTCAAACCAGCATATTAATCAAAATATGCATATAAAAGATAGCAGATCACAAACCTCAAGCCATCAAGATTCTAAAAGCAAGCCATCTGATCAGCATCAGCGGAACTCTGGACAAAGAAGTGATGATTTTAGTGATGTTGCAACAGAGTTGGAACTCAAGACTCCTGGATCTGCAGTTCATTCTCAGTCAACATCGGCACATGACGAG GACCTGTCCTCTGAAATGAGAAAAGGGAAACAGCTGCCGCAACACAAGGGAAGTGGTGCTTCTACCTGTAGCAGTTCAAGCAGATGTTCTTCATCTTGCAGCGTGCCAGATGACAATTCCAATGATGTTAGAGATGGCTCAGGCCCCGAGAAGCAGTGA
- the LOC103971649 gene encoding translocase of chloroplast 101, chloroplastic, with translation MENGAGAAKDECRPGQMGLEMAAENGDSQRELAGGADGGPPKSEDGSKDLGENEVFEEAMEAPQHSVHDSHVGMVIEPEGVVEPADLRVGEKNLEVEMVGSEGYIDSTDAAGHDQRPDEQEMVGLVKFDGAPGVEGNGQEDSVSFDKLDASTGSQHTDQSSEEQVAVESEEGMPACDESDGELGKGEDEKEFMLGKLNSVVPDSKDGKGMDEVTNGSSEIVNDREISVGDGNTELVGKKSEIEEPERVRLDGLADLLDEGSENGQSLEVTSDECGADNDAESHQVSTQQMKDISAQSLAVSEEPSKVPQLKDNSAEDNYGFATNGHAAVQKEGGSFATNGHATMEKQDGSSCSHVTSAANDSYVKDDKAVMHETTKKLQKESVENLGHLSSTSSDNKRSSSPSALPSTLNHENSGGPGLSSRPAGLGSSAPLLEPSVRSLQQPRTNGSAPRRVSQPSEEPPNDDGEENDETREKLQMIRVKFLRLAHRLGQTPHNVVVAQVLYRLGLAEQLKRNTNRPGVFSFDRASVVAEQLEAAGQETLDFSCTIMVIGKTGVGKSATVNSIFDEVKLPTDAFQVGTKKVQEVVGMVQGIKVRVIDTPGLFSSSLDQNRNEKTLHSVKRFINKTPPDIVLYFDRLDMQSRDYGDAPLLRTITDIFGASIWFNAIVVLTHAASAPPDGPNGSPLTYEMFVTQRSHVVQQAIRQAAGDVRLMNPVSLVENHSACRMNRAGQRVLPNGQVWKPQLLLLSFASKILAEANMLLKLQDGPPGRTFGSRPRVPPLPFLLSSLLQSRPPPKLPEEQLGDDDNLDEDLGEISDSDEGSDYDELPPFKPLTKSQVAKLSKAQKKAYFEELDYRERLFYKKQLKEEKRRRKLMKKMADMATDIPNEHTNGDVEEEASGPASVPVPMPDFVLPNSFDSDNPTHRYRFLDSSSQWLVRPVLDSQGWDHDIGYEGLNVERVFVIKDKMPLSVSGQLTKDKKECSLQMEVASSIKHSESKSTSLCLDMQTVGKDVAYTLRGDTRFKNFRRNNTAAGVSVTVLGDSLSAGLKFEDKLMISQRLRVLMSGGAMTGRGDVAYGGRLEATLRDKDYPIRQALSTLQLSIMDWHGDLTLGCNVQSQLPLDRGTNLIGHANLSNKGTGQIGIRLNSSEHFQIVLLALFPIIRNVQKILFSSSQSM, from the coding sequence ATGGAAAACGGGGCGGGTGCTGCGAAAGATGAGTGCCGGCCGGGGCAGATGGGGCTGGAGATGGCGGCGGAAAATGGGGATTCGCAGCGGGAATTAGCGGGCGGCGCTGATGGCGGTCCTCCGAAATCGGAGGATGGATCGAAGGATTTGGGAGAAAATGAGGTCTTTGAGGAGGCGATGGAGGCCCCGCAGCACTCGGTTCATGATTCGCACGTTGGTATGGTGATTGAGCCTGAAGGGGTGGTTGAGCCGGCAGATCTACGGGTGGGTGAAAAGAATCTCGAAGTAGAAATGGTTGGTTCTGAGGGATACATTGATTCAACAGATGCTGCAGGACACGATCAGAGACCCGACGAGCAAGAAATGGTCGGTCTTGTAAAGTTCGATGGGGCTCCTGGTGTTGAAGGTAATGGTCAGGAAGATTCAGTTTCTTTTGACAAGCTTGATGCGTCGACTGGTAGCCAGCATACCGATCAGAGTTCTGAAGAACAGGTGGCTGTTGAATCTGAGGAAGGGATGCCAGCTTGTGATGAGTCAGATGGTGAACTTGGAAAAGGGGAAGATGAAAAAGAGTTCATGCTTGGCAAATTAAATTCTGTGGTTCCAGATAGTAAGGATGGCAAAGGGATGGATGAAGTTACAAATGGATCTTCTGAGATTGTGAATGACAGGGAAATTTCTGTCGGTGACGGCAACACGGAATTGGTTGGTAAGAAATCTGAGATTGAGGAGCCTGAGAGGGTGAGATTAGATGGGCTGGCTGATCTTCTTGATGAAGGTTCTGAAAATGGACAGTCCCTTGAAGTGACTTCTGATGAGTGTGGGGCAGATAATGATGCGGAATCACATCAGGTTTCGACACAACAGATGAAGGATATATCAGCTCAGTCATTAGCTGTTTCTGAAGAGCCGTCAAAAGTTCCCCAGCTGAAAGATAACAGTGCAGAAGATAACTATGGTTTTGCAACTAATGGACATGCTGCTGTGCAAAAAGAAGGTGGTAGCTTTGCAACTAATGGACATGCTACCATGGAAAAACAAGATGGATCATCCTGCTCTCATGTTACTAGTGCAGCTAATGATTCTTATGTAAAAGACGATAAGGCTGTCATGCATGAAACTACCAAGAAACTTCAAAAGGAATCTGTTGAAAATCTAGGCCATTTGAGTTCTACAAGTAGTGACAACAAGAGAAGTTCTAGCCCATCCGCATTGCCTTCAACTTTGAATCATGAGAACTCGGGAGGCCCTGGCTTGTCATCTCGTCCTGCTGGCCTTGGCTCCTCTGCTCCTTTACTGGAGCCTTCTGTCCGTTCTCTTCAGCAACCTAGGACTAATGGCTCTGCTCCACGGAGGGTCTCTCAGCCATCTGAAGAGCCACCAAATGATGATGGAGAGGAGAATGATGAGACACGCGAGAAGCTTCAGATGATTCGGGTTAAGTTTCTTCGTTTGGCTCATAGGCTTGGGCAAACACCTCATAATGTAGTAGTTGCCCAGGTTCTATACAGGCTAGGTCTGGCTGAACAGCTTAAGAGAAACACAAACCGGCCAGGTGTATTCAGCTTTGATCGGGCTAGTGTTGTGGCAGAACAACTTGAGGCTGCTGGCCAGGAGACTCTGGACTTCTCTTGTACAATAATGGTCATTGGAAAAACAGGGGTTGGCAAGAGTGCTACTGTCAATTCAATATTTGATGAAGTTAAGTTGCCAACGGATGCCTTCCAGGTGGGGACAAAGAAGGTCCAGGAAGTAGTGGGCATGGTTCAGGGGATCAAGGTTAGGGTTATTGACACTCCtggtctcttctcttcctctttggaTCAGAATCGAAACGAGAAAACACTTCATTCTGTCAAGAGGTTTATCAATAAGACTCCTCCAGATATTGTTCTTTACTTTGATCGGTTGGACATGCAGAGTAGGGATTATGGGGATGCTCCACTTCTGCGGACCATCACTGACATATTTGGAGCATCCATTTGGTTTAATGCAATTGTTGTTCTAACACATGCTGCTTCTGCTCCTCCAGATGGCCCAAATGGTAGTCCGTTGACTTATGAGATGTTTGTGACTCAGAGGTCTCATGTGGTTCAGCAAGCAATCCGACAAGCTGCCGGGGATGTACGGCTCATGAACCCAGTTTCCTTGGTCGAGAATCACTCTGCTTGTAGGATGAATAGGGCTGGCCAGAGAGTACTACCAAATGGCCAGGTTTGGAAACCACAGTTGCTGTTACTGTCATTTGCTTCCAAAATTTTGGCAGAGGCTAACATGCTCCTGAAGTTGCAGGATGGTCCTCCCGGTAGGACATTTGGTTCTCGTCCGAGAGTTCCTCCATTACCCTTTCTTTTGTCTTCTCTTCTACAGTCAAGACCCCCGCCTAAATTGCCAGAAGAACAACTTGGTGATGATGACAACTTGGATGAGGATTTGGGTGAGATATCTGATTCCGATGAGGGCTCAGATTATGATGAGTTGCCACCTTTTAAGCCTCTCACTAAGTCCCAAGTGGCAAAGCTGAGCAAAGCACAGAAGAAGGCATATTTTGAGGAACTAGATTATAGAGAAAGGCTCTTCTATAAGAAACAGTTGAAAGAGGAGAAGAGGCGCCGGAAACTCATGAAGAAAATGGCAGATATGGCTACGGATATACCAAATGAGCACACCAATGGGGATGTTGAAGAAGAAGCCAGTGGCCCTGCATCTGTGCCAGTACCTATGCCAGATTTTGTGCTTCCCAATTCTTTTGATTCGGATAATCCTACTCACCGTTATAGATTTCTGGATTCTTCCAGCCAATGGCTTGTCAGGCCTGTGCTAGATTCCCAGGGCTGGGATCATGATATTGGTTACGAAGGTTTGAATGTGGAAAGAGTATTTGTTATCAAAGATAAAATGCCACTATCAGTTTCTGGCCAGCTTACAAAGGATAAGAAGGAGTGCTCTCTCCAAATGGAGGTGGCAAGTTCAATCAAGCATAGTGAATCAAAATCCACTTCTTTGTGTCTGGATATGCAGACTGTTGGGAAGGATGTTGCGTACACATTACGTGGTGACACAAGGTTTAAAAATTTCAGGCGGAACAATACAGCTGCAGGAGTTTCAGTAACCGTCCTTGGGGATTCATTGTCAGCTGGCCTGAAGTTTGAAGATAAGTTGATGATTAGCCAAAGACTTAGAGTACTCATGAGTGGAGGTGCAATGACAGGTAGAGGCGATGTAGCTTATGGGGGCCGTCTCGAGGCAACTTTAAGGGACAAAGATTATCCTATAAGACAGGCTCTGTCCACTCTTCAACTGTCTATTATGGATTGGCATGGAGACCTCACACTTGGTTGCAATGTTCAATCTCAACTCCCCTTGGACAGAGGAACTAATCTAATTGGTCATGCGAACTTGAGCAACAAAGGAACTGGTCAAATTGGTATTCGTTTGAATAGCTCAGAACATTTTCAAATAGTTTTGCTTGCCCTTTTTCCCATAATAAGGAATGTCCAGAAGATATTATTTAGTTCTTCTCAGTCTATGTAA